The genome window TGAGTTTAAAAAAGCGAATATAGATAACAGTGTGATTTTTGATGGTAGATACATTTATGGAAAATAACAGAAATGAGTGAGGGAATTGAAAGGTATTATTCTTGCAGGTGGTAGTGGTACACGTTTATCCCCACTAACAAAATCTATTTCAAAACAATTGTTACCTATTTATGATAAACCAATGATTTATTATCCATTATCAGTTCTAATGTTGGCTGGCATTAGAGAAATATTGGTAATTAGTACCCCTAGAGATTTACCGATTTTTCAGGAATTGTTAGGAGACGGATCTCAATGGGGTATGACATTAGAATATGCTCAGCAAAAAGAGCCGAGAGGACTTGCTGATGCTTTTATAATAGGTGAAGAATTTATAGGAAGTGACTCAGTTTGTTTAATACTAGGTGATAATATATTTTATGGCCAAGGATTTACACCTGTTTTAAAACAAGCAGCTGCTTTAAAGGAGGGAGCACTAGTATTTGGATATCAAGTTAAAGATCCAGAACGTTTTGGTGTTGTTGAGTTTGATGGAAATTTAAATGTAGTTTCTATTGAAGAAAAGCCTATGAAACCTAGATCAAATTTTGCAGTTACGGGTTTATATTTTTATGATAATGATGTAATTTCTATAGCTAAAAATGTGAGACCATCTGAACGTGGGGAGATTGAAATTACTGATATAAATAATGCATATTTAAAAAGAAAAAAATTAAAGGTTCGACTTCTTGGGAGAGGATTCTCTTGGTTAGATACAGGTACATTTGAAAGCCTTTTGGAAGCTGGGCAGTTTGTGGAGACTGTTCAAAAAAGACAAGGTTTTATGATTGCTTGTTTAGAAGAAATCTCTTTGAATAATAGTTGGATTACAAAGGATGAAATTATTGTTAAAAAAGGGAACAATACATATTTTAAATACCTACAATCTTTGAAGGAATGAATAAATTTCTATGGATATTTCTGTCTTCACTTTAAACGATTGTAAAATTTCCTATCTATATTATTAACAAAAAAATGAGAGTAATACATATATAGGACTGATTCCATTCAATGAGATGCAATGATTGTTTTTTGATGAGTCAGAAGGAAATATAAGACCTAAAACGAACGTTATTTTTAAAATACAAGGTTTAAAAACAAATACTGATACATTTTTGCAACCAATATTAAATCAAAATGAACATAGTATATTAGGACTTATTATTACAGAAATAGAAGGGGAAATATACTAGTGCAGATGAAAGTAGAACCATGAAACAAGAAAATTATCTAAATTTCCCCAACGGTTAGGCTACCGAAAATAATTTTAAAAGTGTTAATAAAGGAAAAATAGTGAGATGTATAGATCATTTGCCTGGACATGATATATATTCTAAAACAATTATATATATAATTACAATCTGAGCAAGGTGTTGAATTTTTCCAAAACAAAATTTGATAAGGTTAATAATCCTAAAAATAAGAATAGAAAAAAATACAGTGGAAACATTTTTAAAAATAGAGGCGGCAGATAATTTTAAGGAAATGTTGGATTCAATTGCTAATCAAATAATATTACAGGATATTAAAATTGATACTTCTATTCTTGAACGATGAAGATTAGAGATAAATTTTATCATGAAAGTAGGGTGTAAATATGATACCAGTTACACAGCCTTTTATGCCTTCAAAAAAGGAATATGAAAAATTATTAGAGAATCTTTGGGATACTAAATGGTTGACAAATAACGGACCTTATGTAGTTGAATTGGAAAAAGAACTTTCAGAAAGATTAGCAGTACATAATTTAACATATGTTACTAACGGAACATTGGCGCTTCAATTAGCTATTAAAGCTTTAGACTTACAAGGAGAAATAATTACAACCCCATTTTCTTTTATCGCTACTACGACATCAATTACATGGGAAGGATGTAAACCTGTATTTGTTGATATTGATCCCACAACATTAAGTATTGATCCTGAGAAGATTGAAACTGTAGTTACTACAAATACTGTTGCAATTATTGCAACGCATGTTTTTGGTATTCCTTGTGATGTTGAAAGAATAGAAGCGATAGCCAATAAGTATAATTTGAAAGTAATATATGATGGTGCGCATGCATTTGGAGTAACTTATAAGGGGCGATCTATTTTCAATTACGGTGATATTTCAACGTACAGTTTTCATGCAACAAAAGTTTTCCACACTGTGGAAGGCGGAGGAATTACATGCGCTAATAAGAATCTTGCAACAAAAATTGAATTATTACGAAGTTATGGTTATGTAGGTGAAGATTATTATTTACCTGGAATTAATGCAAAAGCAACAGAATTTCATGCTGCAATGGGGATATGTAATTTAAATTATATTGAGCACAACTTAGAAAAACGCAAAGAAATAAGTGAATTTTATAATAAGCTATTACCTAGTGATATCCATGTGATTTATATTACAGAAAATGTTGAATACAACTATGCATATTACCCTGTTTTATTCAACAGTGAGGATACTTTATTAAAAATAGTCTCAGAATTGAAATCCAAAGAAATTCAAACTCGTCGTTATTTTTACCCTTCTTTAAATAAATTACCTTATCTTAAGGACAATAATGACTGTCCAGTTTCAGAAAGTATTTCAAAAAGAATCCTCTGCTTACCTTTATATGCAAATTTAGATAAAAAAATAGTAAAAAAAATATCGGACATCATAAATTCGATAATTGAGGAGGAAAGCTAATTGAATCTATTAGTTACAGGTGGAGCTGGATTTATTGGTTCTAATTTTATTATTTATCTACTAAGTAAGTACCCAAAGTATAAAATTGTTAACTTAGATCTATTAACATATGCTGGTAACTCTAATAATTTAAAAAATGTTGAAAATCATCCTAATTATGAGTTTGTTAAAGGTGATATTTGTAATCGTGAATTAGTGGAGTTCTTATTTGAAAAATATAATTTTAATGGTGTTTTTCATTTTGCTGCTGAATCACATGTTGATAACTCGATTAAAAACCCAGGTGTATTCGTGAAAACTAATATTAATGGTACATATGTATT of Lysinibacillus agricola contains these proteins:
- the rfbA gene encoding glucose-1-phosphate thymidylyltransferase RfbA, which gives rise to MKGIILAGGSGTRLSPLTKSISKQLLPIYDKPMIYYPLSVLMLAGIREILVISTPRDLPIFQELLGDGSQWGMTLEYAQQKEPRGLADAFIIGEEFIGSDSVCLILGDNIFYGQGFTPVLKQAAALKEGALVFGYQVKDPERFGVVEFDGNLNVVSIEEKPMKPRSNFAVTGLYFYDNDVISIAKNVRPSERGEIEITDINNAYLKRKKLKVRLLGRGFSWLDTGTFESLLEAGQFVETVQKRQGFMIACLEEISLNNSWITKDEIIVKKGNNTYFKYLQSLKE
- a CDS encoding DegT/DnrJ/EryC1/StrS family aminotransferase: MIPVTQPFMPSKKEYEKLLENLWDTKWLTNNGPYVVELEKELSERLAVHNLTYVTNGTLALQLAIKALDLQGEIITTPFSFIATTTSITWEGCKPVFVDIDPTTLSIDPEKIETVVTTNTVAIIATHVFGIPCDVERIEAIANKYNLKVIYDGAHAFGVTYKGRSIFNYGDISTYSFHATKVFHTVEGGGITCANKNLATKIELLRSYGYVGEDYYLPGINAKATEFHAAMGICNLNYIEHNLEKRKEISEFYNKLLPSDIHVIYITENVEYNYAYYPVLFNSEDTLLKIVSELKSKEIQTRRYFYPSLNKLPYLKDNNDCPVSESISKRILCLPLYANLDKKIVKKISDIINSIIEEES